A part of Miscanthus floridulus cultivar M001 chromosome 6, ASM1932011v1, whole genome shotgun sequence genomic DNA contains:
- the LOC136456718 gene encoding F-box protein At2g32560-like isoform X3, with amino-acid sequence MLPLLLISTLPAFTLLLVAPDTKACCKLARELALLALLLATELLRHATAAGTKERERGARMSSAPSKPRPAAAALVAPAEAETPAAAAGFPLLDLPELALDRVLEELSPASLAAMACVCAALRDRCSADALWERHLRLKWGHVLGAAARKEWEAELGGRAARAGAPRPTRRRSWVDLLACAWPFSSSWIGCRWLLKGDHTPAPVSAVAAEPNTIPAPAPAAPPTDTVAAWYRALECGEFWFPAQVYNREQDGHVGFVLSCYDAHLRYHRRTDTFTARYPPLGRKPGKEDDGVQWNRVRAPPVSTPAQELHASDCLEELRPGDHFEIQWRKNKDFPYGWWYGVVGHQESCNGNEHMCRCHQDASA; translated from the exons ATGCTTCCGCTGCTGCTTATATCCACCCTCCCGGCCTTCACGCTGCTCCTCGTcgcgcccgacaccaaggcctgCTGCAAGCTCGCGCGCGAGCTCGCCCTCCTCGCACTGCTGCTGGCCACGGAGCTACTGCGCCACGCCACCGCCGCGGGGACCAAGGAGCGGGAGCGAGGCGCCAGGATGTCGTCCGCTCCTTCCAAGCCGAGGCCCGCGGCGGCCGCATTGGTGGCTCCGGCGGAGGCGGAGACGCCAGCCGCCGCGGCGGGGTTCCCGCTGCTCGACCTGCCGGAGCTCGCGCTGGACCGCGTGCTAGAGGAGCTCTCGCCGGCGTCGCTCGCCGCGATGGCGTGCGTGTGCGCCGCGCTCAGAGACCGGTGCTCCGCGGACGCGCTGTGGGAGCGCCACCTGCGGCTCAAGTGGGGCCACGTGCTCGGCGCCGCGGCGCGCAAGGAGTGGGAGGCGGAGCTGGGTGGGAGGGCCGCCCGCGCAGGCGCGCCGCGGCCGACCCGCCGCAGGAGCTGGGTCGACTTGCTGGCCTGCGCGtggcccttctcctcctcctggatcGGCTGCCGCTGGCTCCTCAAGGGGGATCACACCCCCGCGCCAGtctccgccgtcgccgccgagccCAACAccatccccgcccccgcccccgccgcgcCGCCGACGGACACGGTGGCCGCGTGGTACCGGGCGCTCGAGTGCGGCGAATTCTGGTTCCCCGCGCAGGTGTACAACCGCGAG CAGGACGGACATGTCGGGTTCGTGCTCTCGTGCTACGACGCGCACCTCCGCTACCACCGGCGAACTGACACCTTCACCGCGAG GTACCCACCCCTCGGCCGGAAGCCGGGCAAGGAGGACGACGGCGTGCAGTGGAACAGGGTCCGCGCGCCGCCGGTGAGCACGCCGGCGCAGGAACTGCATGCGTCGGACTGCTTGGAGGAGCTGCGCCCGGGCGACCATTTCGAGATCCAGTGGCGCAAGAACAAGGACTTCCCTTATG GCTGGTGGTATGGCGTCGTGGGTCACCAGGAGTCGTGCAATGGGAACGAGCATATGTGTCGCTGCCACCAAGACG